A genome region from Pseudomonas pergaminensis includes the following:
- a CDS encoding Zn-dependent hydrolase, with translation MNAALDVLQSTHQHINRDRLWQSLMDLARLGATPKGGVCRLALTDLDRKARDLFVQWCEAAGCTVTVDGIGNIFARRPGRNPNLPPVMTGSHIDTQPTGGKFDGCFGVLAGVEVLRTLNDLKVETEAPLEVVVWTNEEGSRFPPCMMGSGVFAEKFTLADTLAKVDVDGVSVGDALNAIGYAGSRPVSGHKVGAYFEAHIEQGPILEDEKKTIGVVLGALGQKWFDLKLRGVEAHAGPTPMHLRKDALVGAAAVVAAVNAAALGHQPHACGTVGCLQAYPGSRNVIPGEVRMTLDFRHLEPARLDSMIAQVRQVIEDTCAKHGLSFEMEPTADFPPLYFDKGCVEAVRNAANGLGLSNMDIVSGAGHDAIFVAELGPAGMIFVPCEGGISHNEIENAAPDDLAAGCAVLLRAMVAASAAIASGKLAA, from the coding sequence ATGAACGCTGCCCTCGACGTTCTGCAATCGACCCATCAGCACATCAACCGCGACCGCTTGTGGCAATCCTTGATGGACCTGGCCAGACTCGGCGCCACCCCCAAGGGCGGCGTCTGTCGCCTGGCCCTTACCGACCTTGACCGCAAGGCCCGCGACCTGTTCGTGCAGTGGTGCGAGGCCGCTGGCTGCACCGTGACCGTCGACGGCATCGGCAACATCTTCGCTCGTCGCCCCGGGCGCAATCCCAACCTGCCACCGGTGATGACCGGCAGCCACATCGACACCCAGCCCACCGGTGGCAAGTTTGACGGTTGCTTTGGCGTGCTGGCGGGTGTGGAAGTGCTGCGTACGCTCAATGACCTCAAGGTGGAAACCGAGGCGCCCTTGGAGGTGGTGGTGTGGACCAACGAGGAAGGCTCGCGCTTCCCGCCGTGCATGATGGGCTCCGGCGTGTTCGCCGAGAAATTCACCCTGGCGGACACGCTGGCCAAGGTCGATGTGGACGGCGTCAGCGTCGGCGATGCTTTGAATGCGATTGGCTATGCGGGCTCGCGGCCGGTCAGTGGGCATAAGGTGGGTGCGTATTTCGAAGCACATATCGAGCAAGGCCCGATTCTTGAGGACGAGAAGAAAACCATCGGTGTGGTGCTCGGCGCACTGGGGCAGAAGTGGTTTGACCTGAAGCTGCGTGGGGTTGAAGCGCATGCGGGGCCAACGCCGATGCACCTGCGCAAGGATGCACTGGTGGGCGCGGCAGCAGTGGTGGCGGCGGTCAACGCGGCAGCGCTGGGTCATCAACCCCATGCGTGTGGGACGGTGGGTTGCTTGCAGGCTTATCCGGGATCGCGCAATGTCATTCCCGGCGAAGTGCGCATGACCCTGGACTTCCGCCACCTGGAACCGGCGCGCCTGGACTCGATGATTGCCCAAGTGCGCCAGGTCATTGAAGACACCTGCGCCAAACATGGGCTGAGTTTCGAGATGGAGCCCACCGCGGACTTCCCGCCGCTGTACTTCGACAAAGGCTGCGTGGAAGCGGTGCGCAATGCGGCGAATGGCCTGGGCCTGTCGAACATGGACATCGTCAGCGGGGCAGGGCACGACGCAATCTTCGTCGCCGAACTGGGCCCGGCGGGGATGATCTTCGTGCCGTGTGAAGGCGGCATCAGCCATAACGAAATCGAGAATGCCGCGCCGGATGACCTGGCGGCAGGGTGTGCGGTGCTGCTGCGCGCCATGGTGGCCGCATCGGCGGCAATCGCCAGCGGCAAGCTCGCCGCCTAA
- a CDS encoding NCS1 family nucleobase:cation symporter-1: protein MQQNRSQVIERNGLYELDAGPDVLDSPRYNHDMAPTKVHERTWNKWHITALWVGMSICVPTYTLGGVLTAYFGLSVGEALMAILLANIVVLIPLTLNAFPGTKYGIPFPVLLRSSFGILGSNVPCLIRALVACGWFGIQTMFGGLAIHLFLGSIFEGWKSLGGTGEVIGFMIFWCLNLWVVLRGAESIKRLETLSAPLLVAVGIGLLVWAMPNVSISELMAIPPKRPEGASLTGYFMAGLTAMVGFWATLSLNIPDFSRYAKSQKDQILGQIFGLPLTMFLFAALGVIMTAASVKLVGVSVSDPVTLIGHIQSPVWVAIAMALIIIATLSTNTAANIVSPTNDFQNIAPKLINRTTAVILTGLVGLALMAHELLKKLGLIVSEVSLETVYSNWLLGYSSLLGPIAGIMVVDYFITRKQQLDLAGLYRDDVYPAWNWSGFIAFGVPVVLTLLSLGSDAFSWFYSYGWFTGSALGGLLYYGLNAKRGASPVAVKTPL, encoded by the coding sequence ATGCAACAGAACAGATCGCAAGTCATTGAGCGCAACGGCCTGTACGAACTCGACGCCGGCCCCGACGTCCTCGACAGCCCTCGCTACAACCACGACATGGCACCGACCAAGGTGCATGAACGCACCTGGAACAAGTGGCACATCACCGCGCTGTGGGTCGGCATGTCGATCTGCGTGCCCACCTACACGTTGGGCGGCGTGCTCACTGCGTATTTCGGCCTGTCGGTGGGCGAAGCGCTGATGGCGATTTTGCTCGCCAACATCGTGGTGCTGATCCCGCTGACCCTCAATGCGTTCCCTGGCACGAAGTACGGCATACCGTTTCCGGTGCTGTTGCGTTCGTCGTTTGGCATCCTCGGTTCGAACGTGCCGTGCCTGATTCGGGCACTGGTGGCGTGCGGGTGGTTTGGTATCCAGACGATGTTCGGCGGGTTGGCGATCCACCTGTTCCTGGGCTCGATTTTCGAGGGCTGGAAATCCCTCGGCGGCACGGGTGAAGTGATTGGCTTCATGATTTTCTGGTGCCTGAATTTGTGGGTGGTGCTGCGCGGTGCCGAATCGATCAAGCGCCTTGAAACCCTGTCGGCGCCGCTGCTGGTGGCGGTGGGGATTGGCCTGCTGGTGTGGGCGATGCCTAACGTGTCGATCAGCGAACTGATGGCGATCCCGCCCAAGCGTCCCGAGGGCGCGAGCCTTACCGGTTACTTCATGGCCGGCCTCACGGCGATGGTGGGTTTCTGGGCCACCTTGTCATTGAATATTCCCGACTTCAGCCGCTACGCCAAAAGCCAGAAGGACCAGATCCTCGGGCAGATATTCGGCCTGCCGCTGACCATGTTCCTGTTCGCCGCCCTCGGCGTGATCATGACCGCCGCCTCGGTGAAACTGGTGGGCGTCAGCGTGTCCGACCCGGTGACCCTGATCGGGCATATCCAGAGCCCGGTGTGGGTCGCCATTGCCATGGCGCTGATCATCATCGCCACCTTGTCCACCAACACCGCGGCGAACATTGTCTCGCCCACCAACGACTTCCAGAACATCGCCCCCAAGCTGATCAACCGCACCACCGCCGTGATCCTGACCGGCCTGGTGGGGTTGGCGTTGATGGCCCATGAGCTGCTGAAAAAACTCGGGCTGATCGTTTCCGAGGTGAGCCTGGAGACCGTTTATTCCAATTGGTTGCTCGGCTATTCAAGCCTGCTGGGGCCGATTGCCGGGATCATGGTGGTGGACTACTTCATCACCCGCAAACAGCAGCTCGACCTGGCGGGCCTGTACCGCGATGACGTTTACCCGGCGTGGAACTGGAGCGGCTTCATCGCCTTTGGCGTGCCGGTGGTGCTGACCTTGCTGTCACTGGGCAGCGATGCGTTCAGTTGGTTCTACAGCTATGGCTGGTTTACCGGTTCGGCCTTGGGTGGCTTGTTGTATTACGGCCTGAATGCCAAGCGCGGGGCCAGCCCGGTCGCGGTGAAAACACCACTGTAG
- the hydA gene encoding dihydropyrimidinase, giving the protein MSLLIRGATVITHDESYRADVLCAGGLIRAIGTNLDIPAGTEILDGSGQYLMPGGIDPHTHMQLPFMGTVASEDFFSGTAAGLAGGTTSIIDFVIPNPQQSLLEAFHQWRGWAEKSASDYGFHVAITWWSEQVREEMAELVSHHGINSFKHFMAYKNAIMAADDTLVASFERCLELGAVPTVHAENGELVYHLQRKLMAQGITGPEAHPLSRPSQVEGEAASRAIRIAETIGTPLYLVHVSTKEALDEITYARGKGQPVYGEVLAGHLLLDDSVYQHPDWQTAAGYVMSPPFRPRGHQEALWHGLQSGNLHTTATDHCCFCAEQKAAGRDDFSKIPNGTAGIEDRMALLWDEGVNTGRLSMQAFVALTSTNTAKIFNLYPRKGAIRVGADADLVLWDPEGTRTISAKTHHQQVDFNIFEGKTVRGVPSHTISQGKLVWADGDLRAERGAGRYVERPTYPPVFEQLSKRAERSRPTAVKR; this is encoded by the coding sequence ATGTCGCTGTTGATCCGTGGCGCCACCGTTATTACCCATGATGAAAGTTACCGCGCCGACGTGCTATGCGCAGGCGGTCTAATTCGCGCCATTGGCACGAACCTGGATATTCCCGCCGGCACTGAAATACTCGATGGCAGCGGCCAATACTTGATGCCCGGCGGCATCGATCCCCACACCCATATGCAACTCCCCTTCATGGGCACCGTGGCCAGTGAAGACTTTTTCAGCGGTACGGCGGCAGGCTTGGCGGGAGGCACCACGTCGATCATCGACTTCGTGATTCCCAACCCACAGCAATCCTTGCTGGAAGCCTTCCACCAGTGGCGCGGCTGGGCGGAAAAATCCGCGTCCGACTATGGCTTCCATGTGGCGATCACTTGGTGGAGCGAGCAGGTGCGCGAGGAAATGGCCGAGCTGGTCAGCCACCACGGCATCAACAGCTTCAAGCATTTCATGGCCTACAAGAACGCGATCATGGCGGCGGACGACACCCTGGTCGCCAGCTTCGAGCGTTGCCTGGAACTGGGCGCAGTGCCTACGGTGCATGCCGAGAACGGCGAGTTGGTGTATCACCTGCAACGCAAGCTGATGGCCCAGGGCATCACCGGGCCGGAAGCGCACCCGCTGTCGCGTCCGTCCCAGGTGGAGGGCGAAGCGGCCAGCCGCGCGATCCGCATCGCCGAGACCATCGGCACGCCGCTGTACCTGGTGCATGTGTCCACCAAAGAGGCGCTGGACGAAATCACCTACGCCCGTGGCAAGGGCCAGCCAGTCTACGGCGAAGTCCTCGCCGGCCACCTGCTGCTGGACGACAGCGTCTACCAGCACCCCGACTGGCAAACCGCCGCCGGCTATGTAATGAGCCCGCCGTTCCGCCCGCGCGGGCATCAGGAGGCGCTGTGGCACGGCCTGCAATCCGGCAACCTGCACACCACCGCCACCGATCACTGCTGCTTCTGCGCCGAGCAAAAAGCCGCCGGCCGTGACGACTTCAGCAAGATCCCCAACGGCACCGCCGGTATCGAAGACCGCATGGCGCTGCTGTGGGACGAAGGCGTCAACACCGGGCGTCTGTCGATGCAGGCGTTCGTCGCACTGACTTCCACCAACACCGCGAAGATTTTCAACCTCTACCCGCGCAAAGGCGCGATTCGCGTGGGTGCGGATGCGGACTTGGTGCTGTGGGACCCAGAGGGCACGCGGACCATTTCCGCCAAGACCCACCATCAGCAAGTCGACTTCAACATCTTCGAAGGCAAGACCGTGCGCGGCGTGCCGAGCCACACCATCAGCCAGGGCAAGCTGGTGTGGGCCGATGGCGACCTGCGCGCCGAGCGCGGTGCCGGGCGGTATGTGGAGCGGCCGACGTATCCGCCGGTGTTCGAGCAGTTGAGCAAGCGGGCGGAGCGTTCCAGGCCCACTGCAGTGAAACGCTAA
- a CDS encoding NAD(P)-dependent oxidoreductase, producing the protein MIQTLTHLPHPAEDGATLASHFTDLAPPLNARQAQLEASRCLYCYDAPCVNACPSEIDIPSFIRNIHTENVQGAAQKILSANILGGSCARVCPTEILCQQACVRNNAEECAPVLIGLLQRYAVDNAHFTEHPFHRAASTGKRIAVVGAGPAGLACAHRSALHGHDVVIFEAREKAGGLNEYGIAKYKLVDDFAQKELDFLLQIGGIEIRHGQRLGDNLTLSELHQQFDAVFLGLGLAASKQLGLPFEDAPGLLAATDYIRELRQADDLTQLPLADRCIVLGAGNTAIDMAVQMARLGARDVNLVYRRGLADMGATHHEQDIAKANQVRLLTWAQPEAVLLDDLGHVRGMRFVRTRMENGRLHPTGETFELAADAIFKAIGQGFDNEALHDPLAQQLHRVGERIFVDEQLRTSIPGVYAGGDCVSLGQDLTVQAVQHGKLAAEAMHAQLMLNVEAA; encoded by the coding sequence GTGATCCAGACCCTGACCCACCTCCCCCATCCCGCTGAGGATGGCGCCACCCTCGCCAGCCACTTCACCGACCTGGCACCGCCCCTCAATGCGCGCCAGGCGCAACTGGAAGCGTCGCGCTGCCTGTATTGCTACGACGCACCGTGCGTGAACGCGTGCCCCAGCGAGATCGATATCCCCTCGTTTATCCGCAATATCCACACCGAAAACGTGCAAGGCGCGGCGCAGAAAATCCTCTCGGCCAATATCCTCGGCGGCAGTTGCGCGCGGGTCTGCCCCACGGAGATTTTGTGCCAGCAGGCCTGCGTGCGTAACAACGCCGAAGAGTGCGCACCGGTGCTGATCGGCCTGCTGCAACGTTATGCGGTCGACAATGCCCACTTCACCGAACATCCCTTCCACCGCGCCGCGTCCACCGGCAAGCGCATTGCGGTGGTCGGTGCCGGCCCCGCTGGCCTGGCCTGCGCCCACCGCAGTGCGTTGCACGGTCATGACGTGGTGATTTTCGAAGCCCGGGAGAAAGCCGGTGGCCTGAATGAATACGGGATCGCCAAGTACAAACTGGTGGACGACTTCGCACAGAAGGAGCTGGATTTCCTCCTGCAGATCGGCGGCATCGAGATTCGCCACGGCCAGCGCCTGGGGGACAACCTCACCCTCAGCGAACTGCATCAGCAATTCGATGCGGTCTTCCTGGGGCTGGGCCTGGCCGCGAGCAAACAGCTGGGCCTGCCCTTTGAGGACGCCCCCGGCCTGCTCGCCGCCACCGATTACATCCGCGAGTTGCGCCAGGCCGATGACCTGACTCAACTGCCGCTGGCCGACCGCTGCATCGTGCTTGGCGCCGGCAATACCGCCATCGACATGGCCGTGCAAATGGCCCGCCTTGGCGCCCGCGACGTCAACCTCGTGTACCGCCGTGGCCTGGCGGACATGGGCGCTACCCACCATGAACAAGACATCGCCAAGGCCAACCAGGTGCGCCTGCTCACCTGGGCCCAGCCCGAAGCCGTGCTGCTGGATGACCTGGGCCACGTACGCGGCATGCGTTTTGTGCGCACGCGCATGGAGAACGGCCGCTTGCACCCCACCGGCGAAACCTTCGAGCTGGCCGCCGATGCGATTTTCAAAGCCATCGGCCAGGGTTTCGATAATGAGGCACTGCACGACCCGTTGGCGCAGCAACTGCACCGCGTCGGTGAGCGCATCTTTGTCGACGAACAGCTGCGCACCAGTATTCCCGGTGTGTATGCCGGTGGCGACTGCGTCAGCCTCGGCCAGGACCTTACCGTGCAGGCCGTGCAACACGGCAAGCTGGCTGCCGAAGCCATGCACGCCCAACTCATGCTGAATGTGGAGGCTGCGTAA
- the preA gene encoding NAD-dependent dihydropyrimidine dehydrogenase subunit PreA, with product MADLSIVFAGIKAPNPFWLASAPPTDKAYNVVRAFEAGWGGVVWKTLGEDPAAVNVSSRYSAHYGANREVLGINNIELITDRSLETNLREITQVKKDWPDRALIVSLMVPCVEESWKNILPLVEATGCDGIELNFGCPHGMPERGMGAAVGQVPEYVEQVTRWCKTYCSLPVIVKLTPNITDIRVAARAAYRGGADAVSLINTINSITSVDLERMVALPVVGTQSTHGGYCGSAVKPIALNMVAEIARDPQTEGLPICGIGGIGNWRDAAEFVALGCGAVQVCTAAMLHGFRIVEEMKDGLSRWMDSQGYTSLQEFSGRAVGNTTDWKYLDINYQVIAKIDQAACIGCGRCHIACEDTSHQAIASLKQADGTHKYEVIDDECVGCNLCQITCPVADCIEMVPIDTGKPFLNWTQDPRNPYREAV from the coding sequence ATGGCCGATCTCTCGATTGTGTTTGCCGGTATCAAAGCCCCCAATCCGTTCTGGCTGGCTTCCGCGCCGCCCACCGACAAGGCCTACAACGTGGTGCGCGCCTTCGAAGCCGGCTGGGGCGGCGTGGTGTGGAAAACCCTGGGTGAGGACCCGGCAGCGGTCAACGTGTCATCGCGTTACTCGGCCCACTACGGCGCCAACCGTGAGGTGCTGGGCATCAACAATATCGAGTTGATCACGGACCGCTCCCTGGAGACCAACCTGCGGGAAATCACCCAGGTGAAAAAGGACTGGCCCGACCGCGCACTGATCGTGTCGCTGATGGTGCCGTGCGTGGAGGAATCCTGGAAAAACATCCTACCGCTGGTGGAAGCCACCGGTTGCGACGGTATCGAGCTGAACTTCGGCTGCCCCCACGGCATGCCCGAACGCGGCATGGGCGCGGCGGTGGGCCAGGTGCCGGAGTATGTGGAACAGGTGACACGCTGGTGCAAGACGTATTGCTCGCTGCCGGTGATCGTCAAGCTCACGCCCAATATCACCGACATCCGTGTGGCAGCGCGGGCGGCGTATCGGGGCGGTGCGGATGCGGTGTCGCTGATCAACACCATCAACTCCATCACCAGCGTGGACCTGGAACGCATGGTCGCCCTGCCGGTGGTCGGCACCCAGAGCACCCACGGTGGTTACTGCGGCTCGGCGGTGAAGCCCATTGCACTGAACATGGTCGCCGAAATCGCCCGTGACCCGCAGACCGAGGGCCTGCCGATCTGCGGCATTGGCGGCATCGGCAACTGGCGCGACGCAGCGGAATTCGTCGCCCTGGGCTGCGGCGCGGTGCAGGTGTGCACGGCGGCGATGCTGCACGGGTTTCGGATCGTGGAAGAGATGAAGGACGGGCTGTCACGCTGGATGGACAGCCAAGGCTACACAAGCCTGCAGGAATTCTCCGGGCGCGCGGTGGGCAACACCACGGATTGGAAGTACCTGGACATCAACTACCAGGTGATCGCCAAGATCGACCAGGCAGCCTGCATTGGCTGCGGGCGTTGCCATATCGCCTGCGAAGACACCTCGCACCAGGCCATTGCCAGCCTGAAACAGGCGGATGGCACGCATAAATATGAGGTGATCGACGATGAGTGCGTGGGCTGTAATCTGTGTCAGATCACCTGCCCGGTGGCCGATTGCATCGAGATGGTACCGATAGACACCGGCAAGCCGTTTTTGAATTGGACGCAGGATCCGAGGAATCCCTACCGGGAGGCTGTGTAG
- a CDS encoding TetR/AcrR family transcriptional regulator, translated as MGNHKIGIRRVNVEKILLAAEKVFAEKGYGSTAMADIAEEVQLPRSNLHYYFTTKSELYSAVLFDLLEVWKQDALSFETFDDPRVVLSSYIRAKMQRSRTRPYGSKVWANEIIHGAPTLGEALDESLYDWAKMKEAKIRQWVEDKRILPVEPSSLLYMIWASTQHYADFDHQVNILNDHQPLSDMQFEKAIQTVTGVILRGIGLEP; from the coding sequence ATGGGCAATCACAAGATCGGAATTCGTCGGGTCAACGTCGAAAAAATCCTGCTGGCGGCGGAGAAAGTCTTCGCCGAAAAAGGCTATGGCAGCACCGCCATGGCCGACATCGCTGAAGAAGTGCAACTGCCGCGCTCCAACCTGCATTACTACTTCACCACCAAAAGCGAGCTGTACAGCGCCGTGCTGTTCGACCTGCTGGAAGTGTGGAAGCAGGACGCCCTGAGCTTCGAAACCTTCGATGACCCACGGGTGGTGCTCAGTAGCTACATTCGCGCCAAGATGCAGCGCTCGCGCACGCGGCCGTATGGTTCGAAAGTCTGGGCCAACGAAATCATCCATGGTGCGCCGACCCTGGGTGAGGCGCTGGATGAAAGCCTGTACGACTGGGCCAAAATGAAGGAAGCGAAAATTCGCCAGTGGGTGGAGGACAAACGCATCCTGCCGGTGGAGCCGTCGAGCCTGCTGTACATGATCTGGGCCTCGACCCAGCACTATGCCGACTTTGATCACCAAGTGAACATTTTGAATGATCACCAGCCGTTGTCGGATATGCAGTTCGAGAAGGCGATCCAGACGGTGACAGGTGTGATTTTGCGGGGGATTGGGTTGGAGCCTTGA